A stretch of DNA from Alicyclobacillus acidocaldarius subsp. acidocaldarius Tc-4-1:
GTTCCGAGACAGTCTGCCCAAATCGGCCGTGGGAAAAATCCTCCGCCGTGCGCTCACGGAGGAGACCACGCGACAGGCGTGACGGCAAGGAGGGTCGCGGCGTGTCCATGTATCCAGGGGGAAATGCAGAAGCAGCGACGGACGCGAGCGTCCGCACGTTCGCCGATTTGATTGGGGCGAAACTGGTGAGCGCAGACGATGACGAAGTGGTGGCCGAGTTAGTCATCCAGCCGCATCACTGGAATCTGGCGCGCATCGTGCACGGAGGCGTGTACATGTCGCTGCTCGATTCGGCCATGGGGCTCCTCGTCAGCCTCCACTATCCGAACCGGCCCGTGGTGACGACGAACCTCAACATTCACTTCACGGAGCCTGCGAGCGAAGGTACGCTCGTCTGTAGAGCGAAGTTCATCCATCGAGCGCGAAGCACCATGACCGTGGAGGGGCGCGTGTACCTGGGAGAGGACAGGTTGTGCGCGCACGCCACGGGATCGTTTCGCGTCCTGAAGCTACCTTCTTGAAAGGATTTCGGTATCGAAACAAGGCCGTCTGCGGGCACATGTTCGCTGCAGACGGCCTTTTCACAGGTTTTTCGCCCATATCTGATGTGTTTTTTGAGAGAAGGGCTTGTCAAACACTATATCTAGTGTTACGCTAATGCCTGTCCAAAGCATGTGATGTGTCAAGGGAATGGGTGCCCGCCACGGGGCGGGTGAAAAGGGAATCCAGCGGAAATCTGGAGCGGTCCTCGCCACGGTGACGCGGATCGCGGCGGCATGGGAACTTTCCAGCCACTCGGATGTCGAAAGACGTCGACACCGGGGAAGGCGCCGTCCGCGGATGAAGCGAAGCCCGGAGACCTGCCCATTCTCGAAGGATCCGACGCTCACGAGGGATTGAGAAGTCGGCGGACCGAGGACAGTTGCGCACTTCGACTGATCCGTCTTCCGCCGTCTGCTCATCCGGGTGAGCGCCCTGGATGAGCTTTTTGTGGGCGAAACTCAAGGTTTCAGGACGAGGTGCGGGGAGTGAATGCGATGGTACACCCAACTGACACGTCGACAGGACTGATGGAGCGGACGAGTGAGGATGAACGCCGTGTGGGGCGCGCGAGCCATGCGCTAGAGGAATGGCGCGATCGCGTCAAGACCTTCACAGTGGAAAAGCGAGATGGGCGGATCGAGCCGCTGTCTCTGGACAAAATCTTCGCATTTTTAAAGCGCGGCTGCGAAGCGGCCGAGGGATGCGATCCGGAACGCCTGGCGGCGGACGTGTGGCCTCAGCTCCGGGACGGCATGCGGACGTCGGAGATTGCGCGCGTCGCGATTCAAGCGGCGGTGGAAAAGACGAGCGTCGCCGAACCCGGGTGGCAGTTTGTCGCGGCTCGGTTGTTGCTCTTCGATGCGTACAAGCAAGCGTCGCGCAATCGGGGTTATCGTCATTTGGGTTACGGGGACTTTTATCAGTTGATTGTCGAGCTGGAGCGAATCGGGCGGTACGGCACGTACATACGACAGCACTACAGCGAGGACGAGATCGCCGAACTGGCCGCCTACATCAAGCCGGAGCGAGATTACCTGTTTAACTACGTGGGTCTGAAGCAACTGCTGGATCGGTACACCATTCGCAATCTGGACAACGAGATCATGGAACTGCCGCAAGAGTTGTTCATGGGCGTGTCCATGCACCTCGCCATGAAGGAAAAGGAGAAGGTCGCCTGGGCGAAGCGATTCTACGACATGCTGTCCACGCTGCAGGCCACGGTGGCCACGCCCACACTGAGCAACGCGCGCAAACCGTTCCACCAGCTGAGCTCTTGCTTCATCGACATGCCAGAGGACGATCTCGTCAGCATCTACGCCACAGACGAAGCCTTCGCGCGCGTCTCGAAGTTCGGCGGCGGGATGGGCATCTACGTGGGCAAGATCCGGGCTCGCGGATCGGCCATCCGCAATCATCCGGGGGCGTCGGGCGGCGTGGTGCCTTGGATCCGCAACTTCAACAACACGGCTGTAAGCTGCAACCAACTCGGTATGCGAGCCGGCGCGGCGGCCGTCTACCTCGACGTGTGGCACAAGGACATTCTGGACTTCCTGCAGCTGCGCACGAACAACGGCGACGAGCGGATGAAGGCGCACGACATCTTCCCGGGCGTGTGCATTCCGGACCTCTTCATGCGGCGCGTAGAGGAGCGCGGCATGTGGTACCTGTTCTGCCCGTACGAGGTCCGCAAGGTCATGGGCTTCTCGCTGGAAGACAGCTGGGGCGAAGAGTTCGAGCGGCGGTATCAGGCGTGCGTGGAGAATCCAAAGCTGCCGCGCGTGGAGATCCCGGCCATCGAAATCATGAAGCGGATCATGCAGTCCGCGTTCGAGACGGGAACGCCGTTCATCTTCTTCCGCGACACGGCCAATCGCCTCAACCCGAACAAGCACGCGGGCATGGTCTACTGCAGCAACTTGTGCACGGAGATCATTCAAAATATGAGCCCGTCGCGCAGAATCGAAGAGACGGAAGAGGGCGGGATCATCACCACGAAGACGGAGGCCGGTGATTTCGTCGTCTGCAACCTGTCCTCGCTGAACCTGGGGCGGTGCCGCGATCTCGACAGCATTCGCGAGACCGTGCGCCGGCAGATTCGCGCGATGGACAACGTGATCGACCTAAACCATTATCCGGTGCCCCAGGCCGCCGTCACAAACCGCAAGTATCGGGCGGTGGGCCTCGGCGTGAGCGGTTATCACCAATATCTCGCGGAGAAGGGCATCGCGTGGGAGTCGGAGGCCCACGTGAAACACGCCGACGAGCTGTTTGAGTGGATCAACTTCTTTGCCATCGAGGCGTCCATGGAGCTGGCGCGCGAAAAGGGGCCGTATCCGCTGTTCGAAGGCTCCGATTGGCAAACCGGGCGGTACTTCGATCTGCGCGGGTACCGGACGCGCCCAGGTGGTCCAGACTGGGACGGCCTGCGCCGCAAGGTGGCCGAGTACGGCGTGCGCAACGCGTATCTGGTGGCCATTGCGCCGACCAGCAGTACGAGCCTGATTGCGGGCAGCACGGCAGGCATCGATCCCGTGTACGCGCGCTTTTTCCTCGAGGAGAAGAAAAACGGCGTCGTACCTCAGACCGCGCCCAATCTGAACGACAAGACGTTCTGGTACTACAAGGAGGCGCACACCATCGATCAGCGCTGGAGCATCGAAGCGTGCGCGGCACGGCAGCGGCACGCGGATCAGAGCCAATCGTTCAATCTGTACATCACGCCAGGCATCAGCGCACGGCAGTTCCTGGATCTTTACCTGTTGGCGTGGAAGCGAGGCCTGAAGACCGTGTATTACGTCCGCAGCAAATCGGTGGAAGTTGAGGATTGCGTCGCGTGTACGTCATGAGGTCACCGGCAGGCGTTGCCGCGCACAGGCGGACGAGGATCGACAGGAGGATTAGGTCATGCAACTGAAACGGACGAGGCTATTCAACGCAGAGGGCGATCGCGACTGGGGTAAGCGTCGAATTATCGGTGGGAATACCACCAACATGATTGAGCTCAACAACATCAAGTACGAGTGGGCCTACAAGCTTTATCGGGCCATGATGAACAACTTCTGGATTCCAGAAGAAATCCCCTTGGCCGACGACGCTCGCCAATACGATTTGCTGAGCGAGGACGAACGCAGGAGCTATAACAAGGTCCTGTCCTTTCTGATCTTCATGGACAGCCTGTTGACGCACAATCTACCGAATATCAACGAGTACATCACCGCGCCCGAGGTCAACCTGTGCCTCACCGTACATGCCTTCCAGGAGGCGGTGCATTCGCAGTCCTACGGCTACGTGCTGGATTCCGTCGTCAACCCGGCGACGCGAGACCAGATCTACAACGAATGGCGAAATGATGACCACCTGCTTCGGCGAAATCAGTTCATTACGGACCTGTTCGAGGAATTCATCGAGAACCCGACAGACCGGAATTTGATGAAGACCATCGTTGCCAACTACATCCTGGAGGGCGTGTACTTCTACGCGGGGTTCGGCTTTTTCTTCGTGCTGGGGCGCCAGGGCAAGATGCTCGGAACGGTTTCGGAGATCAAATTCATTCAACGAGACGAGCTGACGCATCTCGCGATTTTCCGCAACCTGTATCACGAGATCATCCGCGAAAACCCAGGCATCGTCACGCCCGACATGGAAGAAGAGTTCGTAGAGATGATGCGCACGGCCGTGCAGCACGAAATCGCGTGGGGACAGTACGTGACGCAAGGGAAGATCGTGGGACTGACCGACGCGCTCATCGACGCGTACATCAAATATCTCGCGAATCTGCGACTTCAGTCGCTGAACTTGCCCGTCCTTTACCCGGAAATCAAAGAGCATCCGATGCCGTGGATGGACAGCTTCGCTGCCATCAACTCGCACAAGACCGACTTCTTCGAACAGCGCGTGACCAACTACACGAAAGCTGGCAATCTCAACTGGGACGACCTATAAGAACTGCTTCGCGGGGCCGCCTGATGGCGGCTCTTTTTCATCCGCATGTCTGTGACGGTTCCGGGAAACCTTTGGTTGAAAAGCCCTTGGCTCGTCCTCCAGCACATCGCCGCAATTGCTTTTTTACGGCACCAGATTACAATAAATCACGTCTGACGACATCCTCGTGTCCTAATGGTTTGCGATGAAATCCGTCGAGAAATGAGGAGCGCTTCCGTATCATGCGTGGACATGACTGGTCCTGGTTGCATCCTGTCATTATCTGTGTCATCATCGCTGCGGTCGCCTATGCCATGTTTAACTTCGGCAGCGTGAAGCGGCTCGTGGTCGGCAAGCCGATGCGGACGCGCGATCTCCGCGAATCTCGCAACTTACTCGTCTGGTGGATGGCGCTGCCGGTGCTCTCCGCAGACCTGTACTCGTCGGTCGCGTACGGGCCGGAGGCGGGCATCACGGAACTGGCTGGCCTGGGGGAGAACGCGAAGTGGTTGATTCTGCCCATCACGGCCATGACGGTTCTGTTGCTGATCATTCTCATCACGTCTTATATCATGGGCGTGATTGCCTATCCGAACGGCGGCGGAGCGTACGCCATCAGCAAGGACAATTTCCAGCGTGCATGGGTTCCGCTGCTGGCGGCGAGCGCTTTGATGGTCGACTACGTGCTCACTGTCGCGGTGTCCGTCGCCTCGGGCATTCAGAACCTGGCGTCGTCGTATCCCGTTTTGCAAGGGCACGAGACATCGCTCTCGCTCTTGTGCGTGCTCATCATCCTGCTCGTCAACCTGCGCGGCATTTCAGAGTCGTCCAAGGTGTTCGCGTATCCGACGTACGTGTTCATGGCGTGCATGTTGGTGATGATTGGTGTCGGCTTCTGGGATGAGCTCCGCCATGGCTTTGTTCAGCCGCACACGCCGCCATTCGGCGTCGTGCCGCAGGGGCTGACCCTGATGCTGCTGCTCAAGGCGTTCAGTTCGGCTTGCTCGGCTCTGACGGGTGTCGAAACGATTTCGAACGCCGTCCCTATTTTTCGCGAGGGCAAGAACGGCGCCATCAAGGCATACATCGCCCTCGGCCTCGTGACGGGCGTCACGCTGCTCGGCTTCGCGTATCACCTGTACGTGAGAGGGATCAGCGTCAATCCGAACAACACGATGCTGTCTCAGTTGGCAGAAAGCTATTTCGGCCACGGCTTCATGTATCAATTCATCATGTGGAGCACGCTCGTCGTGCTGATCCTGGCCGCCAACTCGACCTTCACCGGCTTTCCGCAAGTGGCCGCCCTGCTCGCGACGGACGGGTATTTGCCCAGGGCACTTCGGCTGCGCGGCGACAGGCTGGGTTACTCGAACGGCATGATTGTGCTTGCGGCCCTGGCGTCGTTGTTGATCGAGGTCTTTCACGCGCAGACGAACAACCTGATTCCGCTCTATGCCATCGGCGTGTTCGTGGCGTTCACGGTGGCCCAACTGGGCCTCATCAAAAGGTGGGCGCGGGTCAAGGGGCGTCTGTGGCGCCTGAAGGCGGGCATCAACGCGTTTGGCGCGTTCATCACGGCTCTGGTGTCGGTCATCTTCGCGGTGACCAAGTTCACGAGCGGCGCTTGGATTGTTTTGGTTGTTATCCCGCTCATGATTTATCTGGCCATGAAGGTGCACAGGCATTATCAGGACGTCGCGGACGAGCTTCGCATCGATCTCAAGGTGGACCGCCCGCAACAACATCGCATCGTCTCTGTGGTCCTCGTTTCTGGCATTCACCGCGTGGTGCTCGACACGATTTCGTTTGCCATGAGTTCGACGCCGAACGTGCTCGCGCTGTACATCGGTTTCGACGACGAGTCCATTGAAAAGATGGAGGAGAAGTGGGAAGCGTGGGGCAATCCATGCCGGCTGGTGACGGTGAAGAGCGAATACCGCTCTCTGTTGCAGCCCTTGTCGAAGTTCATCCGGCGCCTTGAGACGTATGAAGGCGGCAAACCGGACCACATTCAGCTCTTCATCGCGCAATTCGTGCCCAAAAAGTGGTGGCACAATCTGCTTCACAACCAGACGTCTTTGCTCATTCGCGCGTGGATGTTGCGGCACAAGGATGTGGTTGTGACGACGGTGCCGTATCACCTGAAGAAGTGACGCGTTGGGCCGCGCCCCTCACATGGTGGCTGCGGCCCGCTTTGCCGAGCGAAGGAAGAGGGGGTCCATTTGATTCGCAGGCGGACGTGGCGAACGCTGCACAGCGTGCTCGAGCGAGACCGCACGTCTCTGCGCGTGCTCCCGGGCCTGCGCAACGGTGTCGGAATCCTCATCCCGCTCGTGTGGGGACTCCAGTCGGGGCATCTGCTGTCCGGCATAGGCGTCGCCGTTGGCGCGTTGGTCGCCGGGTTTGCGGGCAACACGGGAACTGCGCGACGCCGCCTGCGCACCATGATGTTCGCCACGGCGTGGATGAGCGTCACCACATTCGTCGGCGCTTTGGCCGGTCATCGCGCATGGCTCATCGTATCCGTAGCCGCGTTGAGCAGCTGGCTGGCAGGCATGATGCTCGGCGTCAGCCAACCGAGCGGACAGGTAGGGCTCCTCGCCACCAATGCGCTCATCCTCATCTCCACAAGCCCGCAGTCGATGTCCGGCGCGCTGTACCGCGCGTGTCTCGTCGCATGCGGCGGGTTGCTGCAAACCACCCTCATGTTAGCGGTCGATCTCGTCAGCCCTCAAAGCGCCGAAGCTCAGTCCGTTTCCAACGTGTATCGGAAGCTCGGCGCCTACGCCGCGTCCCCTTCGCGCCAGTCGGACCTCGAGTTGGCCGCGTCGCTCGTCGAGGCGAACGATCTGCTCCGCGACTCGTATATGCCGAAGCGACATCGTTCCCGCCTCTACCGACTCCTCGATGGCGCAGAACAAATTCGCATGTACGTCGTGGCGCTCGCCGAGATCGCGCGAGGCAGGGCGTACGCGCAGGAATTGGGTGACACCGCATTCGCCAGAGACATCTTGCGGCAGTGCGCGCCGATTTTTTCCGCCCTGGGCGATCACGTGTGGCTCATTGCTCAGGGAGACCAGCGGGCTCAACCGCTGATGTACATCCTGGAGCGAGCATCTGAAGAACTATCTTCCATCGCGCATGCGGCTCAGGGCGTCGAGCGCAAGGAAGAGACGGCGGCGCACGTCGAGGCTGTGGCGCGCTCGCTGATGGCTCTCAGGGCCGATCTCGTCCAACCGGGCGCGCTCACCTTGCCATCCGAAGCACTCGAGTCGGCCGCTTCGAAGATCAAGCAGGCCTGGCAGGCACTGAAGAGCCACCTGACGTGGGACTCCGCCATCTTTCGCCACGCGATGCGCGTCGCCATCGCCGTGGGCATCGGCGAAACGCTGGCCAAAGCGTTGCCCTGGCCGCACGGGTACTGGGTGCCGCTCACGGCGAATATCATTCTCCGCCCGGACTTCACAAGCACATTCACGCGGGGTATCGCGCGCGTGCTCGGGACGATGGCGGGGCTTCTGCTCGCGACCCTGCTGCTGACGGCCGTGCCGGACCGGACGGGGGTGTTTGCGAGCGCGTGCGTCGTGGTCTTCGGATCACTCATGTACATGTGGGTGACGTACAATTACGCGCTCTTCAGCTGTGCGCTGACCGCGCTGATGGTCGTGTTGCTGTCCATCTTCGAGCAACAGGCACCAATTCCCACGATGGCGGACCGGATGCTTGCGACACTCGCCGGCAGCGCGCTTGCCGTTTTCATCTACTTGATGTGGCCGACCTGGCAGCACGAGCAGGTGAACCGCGCGCTCGCGCAGGCCGTCGAGCGGGAACGAGACTACTTTCGCGGCGTCTTACGCGTGTTCGCAGAGGGAGGCAAAGGATCGCCGCGCAGGCTCGCGCGCGAGCGCCAGGCGGTGCGCGTATCGAGGACGAACGCAGCCGCGGCCGTCCGCCAGGTGCTGGCGGAACCCGTTGCACCG
This window harbors:
- a CDS encoding ribonucleotide-diphosphate reductase subunit beta, whose translation is MQLKRTRLFNAEGDRDWGKRRIIGGNTTNMIELNNIKYEWAYKLYRAMMNNFWIPEEIPLADDARQYDLLSEDERRSYNKVLSFLIFMDSLLTHNLPNINEYITAPEVNLCLTVHAFQEAVHSQSYGYVLDSVVNPATRDQIYNEWRNDDHLLRRNQFITDLFEEFIENPTDRNLMKTIVANYILEGVYFYAGFGFFFVLGRQGKMLGTVSEIKFIQRDELTHLAIFRNLYHEIIRENPGIVTPDMEEEFVEMMRTAVQHEIAWGQYVTQGKIVGLTDALIDAYIKYLANLRLQSLNLPVLYPEIKEHPMPWMDSFAAINSHKTDFFEQRVTNYTKAGNLNWDDL
- a CDS encoding APC family permease; translated protein: MRGHDWSWLHPVIICVIIAAVAYAMFNFGSVKRLVVGKPMRTRDLRESRNLLVWWMALPVLSADLYSSVAYGPEAGITELAGLGENAKWLILPITAMTVLLLIILITSYIMGVIAYPNGGGAYAISKDNFQRAWVPLLAASALMVDYVLTVAVSVASGIQNLASSYPVLQGHETSLSLLCVLIILLVNLRGISESSKVFAYPTYVFMACMLVMIGVGFWDELRHGFVQPHTPPFGVVPQGLTLMLLLKAFSSACSALTGVETISNAVPIFREGKNGAIKAYIALGLVTGVTLLGFAYHLYVRGISVNPNNTMLSQLAESYFGHGFMYQFIMWSTLVVLILAANSTFTGFPQVAALLATDGYLPRALRLRGDRLGYSNGMIVLAALASLLIEVFHAQTNNLIPLYAIGVFVAFTVAQLGLIKRWARVKGRLWRLKAGINAFGAFITALVSVIFAVTKFTSGAWIVLVVIPLMIYLAMKVHRHYQDVADELRIDLKVDRPQQHRIVSVVLVSGIHRVVLDTISFAMSSTPNVLALYIGFDDESIEKMEEKWEAWGNPCRLVTVKSEYRSLLQPLSKFIRRLETYEGGKPDHIQLFIAQFVPKKWWHNLLHNQTSLLIRAWMLRHKDVVVTTVPYHLKK
- a CDS encoding ribonucleoside-diphosphate reductase subunit alpha, producing MERTSEDERRVGRASHALEEWRDRVKTFTVEKRDGRIEPLSLDKIFAFLKRGCEAAEGCDPERLAADVWPQLRDGMRTSEIARVAIQAAVEKTSVAEPGWQFVAARLLLFDAYKQASRNRGYRHLGYGDFYQLIVELERIGRYGTYIRQHYSEDEIAELAAYIKPERDYLFNYVGLKQLLDRYTIRNLDNEIMELPQELFMGVSMHLAMKEKEKVAWAKRFYDMLSTLQATVATPTLSNARKPFHQLSSCFIDMPEDDLVSIYATDEAFARVSKFGGGMGIYVGKIRARGSAIRNHPGASGGVVPWIRNFNNTAVSCNQLGMRAGAAAVYLDVWHKDILDFLQLRTNNGDERMKAHDIFPGVCIPDLFMRRVEERGMWYLFCPYEVRKVMGFSLEDSWGEEFERRYQACVENPKLPRVEIPAIEIMKRIMQSAFETGTPFIFFRDTANRLNPNKHAGMVYCSNLCTEIIQNMSPSRRIEETEEGGIITTKTEAGDFVVCNLSSLNLGRCRDLDSIRETVRRQIRAMDNVIDLNHYPVPQAAVTNRKYRAVGLGVSGYHQYLAEKGIAWESEAHVKHADELFEWINFFAIEASMELAREKGPYPLFEGSDWQTGRYFDLRGYRTRPGGPDWDGLRRKVAEYGVRNAYLVAIAPTSSTSLIAGSTAGIDPVYARFFLEEKKNGVVPQTAPNLNDKTFWYYKEAHTIDQRWSIEACAARQRHADQSQSFNLYITPGISARQFLDLYLLAWKRGLKTVYYVRSKSVEVEDCVACTS
- a CDS encoding PaaI family thioesterase codes for the protein MYPGGNAEAATDASVRTFADLIGAKLVSADDDEVVAELVIQPHHWNLARIVHGGVYMSLLDSAMGLLVSLHYPNRPVVTTNLNIHFTEPASEGTLVCRAKFIHRARSTMTVEGRVYLGEDRLCAHATGSFRVLKLPS
- a CDS encoding FUSC family protein, with the translated sequence MIRRRTWRTLHSVLERDRTSLRVLPGLRNGVGILIPLVWGLQSGHLLSGIGVAVGALVAGFAGNTGTARRRLRTMMFATAWMSVTTFVGALAGHRAWLIVSVAALSSWLAGMMLGVSQPSGQVGLLATNALILISTSPQSMSGALYRACLVACGGLLQTTLMLAVDLVSPQSAEAQSVSNVYRKLGAYAASPSRQSDLELAASLVEANDLLRDSYMPKRHRSRLYRLLDGAEQIRMYVVALAEIARGRAYAQELGDTAFARDILRQCAPIFSALGDHVWLIAQGDQRAQPLMYILERASEELSSIAHAAQGVERKEETAAHVEAVARSLMALRADLVQPGALTLPSEALESAASKIKQAWQALKSHLTWDSAIFRHAMRVAIAVGIGETLAKALPWPHGYWVPLTANIILRPDFTSTFTRGIARVLGTMAGLLLATLLLTAVPDRTGVFASACVVVFGSLMYMWVTYNYALFSCALTALMVVLLSIFEQQAPIPTMADRMLATLAGSALAVFIYLMWPTWQHEQVNRALAQAVERERDYFRGVLRVFAEGGKGSPRRLARERQAVRVSRTNAAAAVRQVLAEPVAPPMSAHIMVAILVGMHRFSDTLLSLEAYTWEGRAARSLTQEEEEIARWVDRALSSLADGLRRGAGDMVIDPTGELWHQARVRSHVETMEVNWRALDVIARAVVRLYNVIQTLARVTHEIDADPPQSSPS